GTTGGTTCACGTCCTATTTCTTGAAGCATTTGTCTAGAAATACGATTAAGTTTATTAATCGTTTCTATCATGTGTACGGGGATTCGAATAGTTCGTGCTTGATCTGCGATAGAACGAGTAATTGCTTGTCTGATCCACCAAGTTGCGTAAGTTGAAAACTTGTATCCTCGACGATATTCAAATTTATCTACTGCTTTCATAAGGCCAATATTACCTTCTTGAATTAAGTCTAAAAACTGAAGTCCTCTGTTAGTATATTTTTTTGCAATAGAAATTACTAATCTTAAATTAGCTTCGACCATTTCTTTTTTTGCTCTTTTTGCTTTTGCTTCTCCAATAGACATTCTTTTGTTAATATCTTTAACTTGCTCGATTGTTAAACCAGTTTCTTTTTCTATTTGTTTTAATTTTTTCATGCTAGAAAAAACTTTTTCTTTGATTTCTTCTAATTTTTTAGACCAAGATTGATTTGAACTTTGTTCTTTTTTAAACCAATTTTGATCAGTTTCTTTTCCTGAAAAAATTTTTAAGAAAATTTTTTTAGGGATTTTGCATTCTTCAATACATAGTTTCATAATTTTTCTTTCTTGTTTTCTAACTCTGTTCATCATATTACGCATGTTATTAACTAAGTGATCAAATTGTTTTGGAACTAACCTAAATTGTTTAAAAATTTCTGAAAGATTATAAATTTCTAACAATGAATCTTGATGATTTCTATTTTTATTTTTAATTGTATTGCTTGTATTAGTATATTGTTTTCTCAATTCTCTAAATTTTTCATTAGCTAGTTCTGGGTCAATGCTATTTTCATCTTCATCTTCGTTTTCATCTTCGTTTTCATCTTCGTTTTCATTACTATCATTTGTTATATTATCTAAAATTTCAGAACCAATGTGAATTGCTGAGGTAGAATGAGAAAAAATTTCTTCTGCATTTGGATCCACAAATCCTGTTATTATATCAGATAATCGTATTTGACCAGTTTTAATTCGATCATATTGTTCTAAAAGATAAGTAATAGCTTCTGGATATTCTGATACGGAAGATTGAACTTGATTAATGCCTTCTTCAATGCGTTTAGCTATATCAATTTCACCCTCTCTTGTTAGTAATTCAACAGTTCCCATTTCTCGCATGTACATGCGAACAGGATCAGTAGTTCTTCCTAATTCAGATTCAACACTTGATAAAACTTGTGTAGCAGCTTCCACTGCATCTTCGTCTGTATCTGTATTTATTTCATTCAAAATTAAATCGTCTGCGTCGGGTGCTTCTTCTACAACTTGAATTCCCATATCATTAATCATCTGAATAATGTCATCGATTTGTTCAGAATCAATAATTTCTTCTGGTAGATGATCATTAACTTCGGCATAGGTTAAATACCCTTGCTCCTTACCATGCGTAACAAGCAGCTTAAGTTGTGACTTTGGGTTATGCTCCATAGGAAAATATCCAAATTTTGTTGATATAATGAATATTAATTGACTTTTTAGTCAATAAATGAATAATAATTTATTTTTTAATTGATATTTAAAATTCTTTTTATATAAAAAAACTATTTTTTTGATAGCTTTTTATTAATAGACCAGATCTCTTTTTTTTCGTCTATTGTTAATCCTTGAATTCTTTCTTTTGCAATTAATTTTTCTTGTCTTTTTTCTAGAATTTTACTATATGTATTTTTTAATAAATCTAAAAACATATTTTGAATTTTTTCTTTAATTATCATATGATCCCATTTAGATAAAATTTTTAAAATATTAATTATTTTACTATATCTGTAAAACTCTAATAATTGACCTGTATTAAAATTGGGATTATCA
This genomic interval from Buchnera aphidicola str. Sg (Schizaphis graminum) contains the following:
- the rpoD gene encoding RNA polymerase sigma factor RpoD, with translation MEHNPKSQLKLLVTHGKEQGYLTYAEVNDHLPEEIIDSEQIDDIIQMINDMGIQVVEEAPDADDLILNEINTDTDEDAVEAATQVLSSVESELGRTTDPVRMYMREMGTVELLTREGEIDIAKRIEEGINQVQSSVSEYPEAITYLLEQYDRIKTGQIRLSDIITGFVDPNAEEIFSHSTSAIHIGSEILDNITNDSNENEDENEDENEDEDENSIDPELANEKFRELRKQYTNTSNTIKNKNRNHQDSLLEIYNLSEIFKQFRLVPKQFDHLVNNMRNMMNRVRKQERKIMKLCIEECKIPKKIFLKIFSGKETDQNWFKKEQSSNQSWSKKLEEIKEKVFSSMKKLKQIEKETGLTIEQVKDINKRMSIGEAKAKRAKKEMVEANLRLVISIAKKYTNRGLQFLDLIQEGNIGLMKAVDKFEYRRGYKFSTYATWWIRQAITRSIADQARTIRIPVHMIETINKLNRISRQMLQEIGREPTPEELSEKMLIPEDKIRKVLKIAKEPISMETPIGDDDDSHLGDFIEDTTLELPLDSATSESLRSATHDVLSGLTAREAKVLRMRFGIDMNTDHTLEEVGKQFDVTRERIRQIEAKALRKLRHPSRSEVLRSFLDD